A genomic region of Thermococcus sp. contains the following coding sequences:
- a CDS encoding DUF2281 domain-containing protein, producing MDEVYELFKMLPDDLKREVLDYIEFLLERRGIKRAGTLKMEWKGALRELGKRYTSVELQHKSLEWWG from the coding sequence ATGGATGAGGTATACGAGCTCTTTAAGATGCTTCCCGACGACCTTAAGAGAGAAGTTCTGGACTACATAGAGTTCCTACTTGAGAGGAGGGGCATAAAAAGAGCCGGTACTCTCAAAATGGAGTGGAAAGGGGCCCTAAGGGAGCTTGGAAAGAGATACACCTCCGTTGAACTTCAGCACAAA
- the endA gene encoding tRNA-intron lyase, whose translation MIVFYLSGGRVFSTDQNAINGLHNKRHFGKLVEGKLFLSLLEATYLVERGKIEVREGKRKLTVEELMELGRKRDELFDAKYLVYKDLRDRGYTVKSGLKFGSHFRVYRRGMDEHSQWLVWVLPENSRLSPNDITARVRVAHGVRK comes from the coding sequence ATGATAGTCTTTTACCTGAGCGGGGGCAGGGTCTTCTCGACCGACCAGAACGCGATAAACGGCCTCCATAACAAGCGCCACTTCGGGAAGTTAGTTGAGGGCAAGCTATTTCTGTCCCTCCTTGAGGCCACCTACCTTGTCGAGAGGGGCAAGATTGAAGTCAGGGAGGGGAAAAGGAAGCTCACCGTTGAGGAGCTCATGGAGCTTGGAAGGAAGAGGGACGAGCTTTTTGACGCGAAGTACCTCGTCTACAAGGATTTGAGGGATAGAGGCTACACCGTGAAATCCGGCCTGAAGTTCGGCTCGCACTTCAGGGTTTATCGGAGGGGAATGGACGAACATTCGCAGTGGCTGGTCTGGGTTCTACCTGAAAATTCCCGCCTGAGCCCGAACGACATAACGGCCCGGGTTAGAGTGGCTCACGGCGTGAGGAAGA
- the herA gene encoding DNA double-strand break repair helicase HerA, with amino-acid sequence MRIHEEPVGIVTGKATVSSFQFYAHPDTELKFGDFVVARLCKETRETCEEWVIGTIRGLENINWLLSEGKSTFQSLMLDIKEYGESISENEALIVNVRILGRVILNDERAEIVPNRVPIPNGNTVYRASSELLKAIYYGGDSFVEIGNLLLREDVPIYLDANELVSRHFAVLAVTGAGKSNAVAVLISEMVNRLGGTVIVLDPHGDYVKLKLPKTGKEHVKRIEAKIMPEEMDSEELADLIEVASNATIQREFLAKAWETVRHENPELGGRELIEALRNTLNEWIANRTAYFWDEGKGAYITEELKSERVETIRGVVYRIRRFLRNYGSLLTSEDLIAQIEPGKANVIDLGPLDEGQMKVVVGKLLGKVFETRVDYEQARKNLIRLKEELKERPSSKLAEEIERFERVLREIGARSPALAEPVLIIVEEAHIFAPQGEKNDAVRILSRIAREGRKFGVGLGIVSQRPNKLNEDVLSQTNTKIILRIVNPKDQDYVLRASEQLSSDLLGDIASLGKGEAVIVGQAISLPALVKIHNFKAIGGDYGGEDIGIVARWRERLEREKAEREKETLYEEEGVEIDF; translated from the coding sequence ATGAGGATACACGAAGAACCCGTTGGGATAGTTACGGGGAAGGCCACGGTCAGTTCTTTCCAGTTCTACGCTCATCCCGATACTGAGCTCAAGTTCGGCGACTTCGTCGTTGCGAGACTCTGCAAGGAAACCCGGGAAACCTGTGAGGAGTGGGTTATCGGAACAATTCGGGGGCTGGAAAACATAAACTGGCTCCTGAGCGAGGGTAAGAGCACGTTCCAGTCCCTTATGCTCGACATAAAGGAGTACGGCGAGAGCATCAGCGAGAACGAGGCGCTGATAGTTAACGTCCGCATCCTTGGGAGGGTCATCCTAAACGATGAGAGGGCTGAGATAGTTCCGAACCGCGTGCCCATTCCAAACGGCAACACCGTCTACAGGGCAAGCTCCGAGCTTCTGAAGGCAATCTACTACGGGGGCGATTCCTTTGTTGAAATCGGAAACCTCCTCCTCAGGGAGGATGTGCCGATTTATCTAGATGCTAACGAGCTCGTTTCGAGACACTTCGCGGTTCTGGCCGTTACGGGAGCGGGAAAGAGCAACGCGGTGGCCGTTCTGATAAGCGAGATGGTGAACAGACTCGGGGGGACAGTTATAGTCCTCGACCCCCACGGGGACTACGTCAAGCTGAAGCTCCCAAAGACCGGAAAGGAGCACGTCAAGCGCATAGAGGCCAAGATAATGCCAGAGGAAATGGACAGTGAGGAGCTGGCGGACCTTATAGAGGTAGCCAGCAACGCTACGATACAGAGGGAGTTCCTCGCCAAGGCGTGGGAGACAGTGAGACACGAGAACCCCGAACTCGGCGGAAGGGAGCTGATTGAAGCTTTGAGGAACACGCTCAACGAGTGGATAGCCAACAGGACGGCCTACTTCTGGGACGAGGGAAAGGGGGCGTACATAACGGAGGAGCTCAAGAGTGAGAGGGTTGAGACCATTCGGGGCGTAGTCTACAGGATAAGACGCTTCCTGAGGAACTATGGTTCGCTCCTCACGAGCGAAGATTTGATAGCCCAAATAGAGCCCGGGAAGGCGAACGTGATTGACCTTGGTCCCCTCGACGAGGGACAGATGAAAGTCGTCGTCGGAAAGCTCCTTGGAAAGGTCTTCGAGACGAGGGTCGATTATGAACAGGCCAGGAAAAACCTCATACGGCTTAAGGAGGAACTCAAAGAGAGGCCCAGCTCAAAGCTCGCCGAAGAAATCGAGAGGTTTGAAAGGGTTCTGCGCGAGATAGGGGCTAGGAGTCCGGCCCTTGCCGAGCCCGTTCTGATAATAGTCGAGGAGGCCCACATCTTCGCGCCTCAGGGTGAGAAGAACGACGCCGTCAGGATTCTGAGCAGAATAGCCAGGGAGGGGAGGAAGTTCGGCGTTGGCCTCGGCATAGTCTCACAGAGGCCGAACAAACTCAACGAAGACGTGCTGAGCCAGACCAACACCAAGATAATCCTGAGGATAGTTAACCCCAAGGACCAGGACTACGTCCTCAGGGCCAGCGAGCAGCTCAGCTCGGACCTCCTCGGGGACATAGCGTCCCTCGGAAAGGGTGAGGCAGTTATCGTCGGCCAGGCGATAAGCCTTCCGGCACTTGTCAAGATACACAACTTCAAGGCCATCGGCGGCGACTACGGCGGTGAGGATATAGGTATAGTGGCACGCTGGCGCGAGAGGCTTGAGCGCGAGAAGGCCGAGCGCGAGAAGGAGACCCTCTACGAGGAGGAGGGCGTTGAGATAGACTTCTGA
- the rimI gene encoding ribosomal protein S18-alanine N-acetyltransferase produces the protein MSVSAREVKARIPLALVTIRPAKLFDISEVMRIERETFREAYPRGIFLVFLENNPDTFLVAEYNGKVIGYVMAYLRPDLEGHIMSIAVDKYYRGNGIGSALLTEAIERLIARGARYIGLEVRVSNENAIRLYERFGFKKVKRIIGYYSDGEDAYYMLLPAEEWRGS, from the coding sequence ATGAGCGTCTCAGCGAGGGAAGTGAAGGCCAGAATCCCGCTGGCACTCGTCACGATAAGGCCGGCGAAGCTCTTTGACATAAGCGAGGTCATGAGAATCGAGAGGGAAACCTTTCGCGAGGCTTACCCAAGGGGAATCTTCCTGGTCTTCCTTGAGAACAACCCCGATACCTTTCTCGTCGCTGAGTACAACGGGAAGGTAATCGGCTATGTCATGGCCTACCTGAGGCCCGACCTCGAGGGGCACATAATGAGCATAGCCGTTGACAAGTACTACCGCGGGAACGGTATAGGCTCGGCCTTACTGACCGAGGCCATAGAGAGGCTCATAGCGAGGGGCGCCCGCTACATAGGCCTTGAAGTCAGGGTCAGCAACGAGAATGCGATAAGGCTCTACGAACGCTTCGGTTTCAAAAAGGTGAAGAGGATAATCGGCTACTACTCAGATGGCGAGGATGCCTACTACATGCTCCTCCCGGCCGAGGAATGGAGGGGAAGCTGA